TGTTTTTTCATTATTTTTTTCGTTTTCGGACACAAGAACTACTTTAAAATGGGAAGTTCGCTTCAGTATTTGGCTAGCCGACCCTTTTGCTCGCGGACGAAAGCGTTTTAAAGTCGGCCCTTCGTTAACAATTGCAGCTTTTATGCTTAGATTAGAATGCTCAAGTCCATGGTTATTAATTGCATTGGCAACAGCAGAATTAATCAATTTAGCAAAGATTGGCGCAGCTTTTTTTCTGGTATGGGCAAGAATTGCGAGTGCATCTGAGACTTTTTTACCTTTTAGCAAAACCGCAACAAGTCGTGCTTTTGAAGCTGAAATTCGCTGCGTTTTTAATGATGCAATCGCAAAATTATGGTTAGTTAAATTCATTTATAATTCCCTTTATTTTTTTGCCTTGTCTTTTCCATGACCATAATAAGTTCTTGTTGGCGAAAACTCACCTAACTTATGTCCAACCATATCATCGGTGATATAGACTTCGTTGAAAATTTTGCCGTTGTGAACTAAAAATGTTAGTCCGACAAACTGGGGGAAAATTGTTGAACGTCGCGACCAGGTTTTAATTGGTTTTCGCGAATTTTTTGCAATTGCTTCATCGACTTTTTTTAGTAAATAATCATCAGCAAAAGGGCCTTTTTTTAGTGAACGAGCCATTATTTTTTAGTTTCCTTTCTTGAACGAATTATCAGTTTAGTTGAAGCTTTTTTCGGATTTCTAGTTTTAATTCCTAATGCTTTTTTACCTCAAGGAGTCAAAGGCGATTTTCTTCCAATTGGTTGTTTTCCTTCCCCGCCACCATGAGGGTGATCGTTAGGGTTCATAACCGATCCTCGCACAGTTGGTCTTATGCCTTTATGACGATTTCTACCCGCTTTTCCAATATTAACAAGGGAACTTTCCTCATTTCCAACAACCCCAATTGTAGCTCGGCAAGTCGCTAAAATTCGCCGATATTCTCCAGATTTTAACTTGATAACTACATATTTTCCACCCTCATCGCGCCCTTGAATTTGGGCCCAAGTTCCCGCAGAACGAATAAGTTGACCGCCATGCCCCGGATGAAGTTCAATATTATGAACAAAAGTTCCTTCAGGAATATTTAAAAGCGGGAGAGAATTACCCACTAGAATATCAGAATTAGGGCCAGAACTTATTTTTTGTCCCACTTTAAGATTTTTTGGGGCCAAAATATAACGTTTCTCGCCATCTATATAAGAAATTAGTGCAATATTTGCGGAACGATTGGGATCATATTCTATTGTCTTTACAATTCCAGGAATATTATCCTTGTTTCGTTTAAAATCAATTAAACGGTATTTTCTCTTGTGTCTGCCGCCTTGATGACGAACAGTAATTTTTCCTTGGGAATTCCGCCCTGAGTGTTTTTTAAGAATTACAAGAAGTGACTTTTCGGGTTTATTAGTACTTAAATTTGCGCCAAAATCAAGTGAAGACATATGACGGCGACCATTTGTTACTGGTTTATAATATTTAAGAGCCATTAATTTGCATCTCCCTTATCTTGATTTTCAGCGGTTTTTTCTATTTTTTCTGTTGTAAGATTTTCTGATGCTTTTTCGTGTTTTTTTGCAAGTTTTTGGGCGATTTCCTGGTTTTTAACATCTAATTCAGCTTTTTTTTGCTCTATTTTTGCCATCGTTTCATTGTTGTTTTCGCTATTTTGGTTAAAGTTATCAACTTGGGGGCTTTCTTCATCAAAAAGATTGATTGTATAACCTGGTTTTAATTTTACAAGTGCTTTTTTATATTTAGTTGTAAAACCTTTTGATTTTCCGAGTTTTTTTTCTTTTTTTGGAACAGTAAAAATATTAACCTTATCAACTTTGACATTAAAAATATATTCAACTGCTTTTTTCGTCTCCGAACGATTTGTTTTTGGACTAACCTTAAAAGAATAAACCGAGGCTGACATTAACTGATAGGATTTTTCTGTTAAAATTGGGCCCTTTATAATTTCATTTACATTATTCATTTTTTAAATCCTTTTTTCAAGATTTGCTATTTCATTTTTTGAAATAACTAGCAAATCAGTTTTAATTAGCGATTCAATTGTTATTGAATTAGGTTTTACTAGCTCAACATTTGGTAAATTTCTTGCTGATAAAAATAAATTAGAATCACTGGAGGCAATCAAAATATGACGAAGATGAACAATATTAAATGTTTTTAAATGTTGAACTAGCAATTTTGTTGAAATTTTATCTTGAGAAAAATCACTGACAAGAATTTGCTTGTTTTGAGCAAGCTGAGACAATGCAGAAGCAAAAGCAATTTTCTTAACTTTCTTATTAACTTTTAAATTGTAATTTCTTTGAATAGTTGGCCCAAAAGCACGTCCTCCACCAACAAAAATTGGCGAACGTCTTGAACCGGCTCGTGCTTTTCCGGTTGATTTTTGTTTTCATGGTTTTTTCCCTGTTCCGGAAACCTCAGCGCGATTTTTTACCTTATGATTTGCAAATCTTTTTGTTGATCTTTCAGATAAAATTGAATCAAAAATCGCCTGAAAATATAGATCTTTTTTTTCAAATAACGATTCTGGAAGATCCTCATTTGCATTAAATTTTACCAGGTTTTCATATTTTTTTGTCTGAATTATAATTTCTGAATTTTTATTCATTATTTAACTCCTGATTATTAGAATTAAAACTAATTTCAAAAAGACTAACTGGGGTTTTTGCTTTTGGTTTTTTTGTTGCAGTTTTTATTATTAAAAAAGATTTCTTTGGCCCTGGAACTGATCCTTTTAATATTAATAAGTTATTTTCTTTATCCACTTTAATAATTTCAAGTGATTGTTTTGTAACACGAGAGCAGCCTAAATGTCCTGGCATTGTCATTCCTTTGACAACTTTATTTCCTGAAATATCTCCAAGCGATCCGGTTTGGCGGATTGGCTTAGAGCCTCCGCCTCCACCATGAGATCTTGGCCCAATTGCTTGATTGTGTCGCTTGATTGTCCCAGCAAATCCTTTTCCCTTTGATGTGCCAATTACATCAACAAATTCACCAGCACTAAAAATTGAAACATCGACAACTTGTCCTAATTTGAAACCTTGTAGATTGCGAAATTCGCGAATAAATTTTTTAGGTTTAGTATTTGCTTTCGCAAAATGACCAATTTCTGGCTTTAAAAAACGTGATTCTTTTTTATCAAAAGCACTAAGTTGGACCGCATTATAATTATTTTTTTCTTTAGTAATGATTTTAGTTACAATATTTTCTGGAACTTCGATTATGCTAGCAGGAATAGCAACACCATCTGTTGTAAAAAGTTGGCTCATCCCTATCTTTTTTCCTAGAATTCCTTTCATTTTAACTTACCTCAATTTCTAATCATACGCCGGCTGGAAGTTGTGATCTTGAGATTTTTTCAGTTACGGCTTTTTGATTTGCTGGTGATAATTTTAATATTACAAGTCTTTTATGTGTCCGACTTTCAAATTGTTCACGAGATTTTTTATTAATATGAACTGATCTTAGAATTGTATAAATCGATCTTGAAGTCGGAAGTGGTACAGGGCCTCGGGTTTCAACATTTAATTCACGCGCTAAAAGCACGATTTTTTTAGCGGCCGCGTCAATTTGTCGATGATCAAATGCTTTTAGTTTAATTTTAATGGATGTTTTACTCATAAAAATTTAAGTGAGTTGCTCCTTGTTCATAAATTTTGAACGGACTCCACATAAAAACCAATACACGATAACAACTCTCTCTCGTGTATCGCAACCTTATGCTTCAAAATCCCTTTGGCGATAAATTGGAATTATACAGAAAAATTTAATAATTTTTTTTATTTTTTTATTTTTTTATTAAATGCAAAAAAAATGTAATAAAAAAATAAAAAAGGGTGAAAGGGTGTAATAATAACTTTTTTCAAATAAAAGCGCCATAAAAACTTATGACAATGTAGGAAACAATAAACAAAAACATGCAGTTTTTACTTATTTTACGCAGTTTATAAAAATTTGTCTTAAAATTAGCAAAACAACTCTAAAAAGGTATTTTTTATTCAAAAAGGAGGAAAATGAATAATATTAATTTGTGAATTAACAAAATTTCTTGTAACCTTCAGCGATATGAAAATGTTGTTCAAAATTTATATACAATCGCTATTGCATATAATCAAAATAAAAAAATTTTTGCAATTAGGCCAAATTTACTTGATTTTCCTCATGGCATTGGGCTTCGAAAAATCCCATTTTTGAAAAACTGACCAACAAAAAAAATTATTAGTTTTATTTATAATGGTAAATTAAAAGAAAAATTTACTAACTTTCAAAAATGGGATTTACAAAAAAATCGCAGTTTACTAAACCAAATTAAAGCAAAACTATTAGTTTGAGAATATTACCTAGCATTTTTAGAAGGAAATTATTCACAAACATTAGTGCTTCAAGAAGTTTTATATACAAAAAAACTTTATTTTTTCAGAGGTTTAGTTTGGAATAACAAAAATTATACAATGATTGTTGGTCTTAATAAATTTCAGGGCAATAAACTTTATGCAACTGATTATTGTTCTTTTTTTACAGCGCTTTTGACATCAAAAGAAATTAATGAAAAAGCACAGAATGTTACTAAAATTTCACAAATTAATAAAATCTGGTATAACACTAAAAGACAACATGTTAAATGTTACTAAATATTTGTGAATTTTTGTTTGATTTATTATACTCATAAATTAAACTTTAAAAAAAGTATTCGAAAAAATAAATAAACTTTAACCTACAAATTCTAAGTAATATTTACAATTTTTTATAACCCAATTAATCTTTTATACATTTAGCCAAAAGAAAAATTGCCGCTGTTTCAGATCGCAGAATTCTTTTCCCAAGAGAAATGCTTTGAAAACCGAATTTTTTTGCTAGAATTACCTCTTCATCACTAAACCCACCTTCAGGTCCAATCATTAAAATTGTTTTTTTGTTTGCCTCAGGGAAATTTACATTACTTTTTTCTTTTTCAAAAGCAATTAATTTAACCCAAAAATGCTCTGATTTTTTTAAAATTTCATTATAATTCATAGGTAAATTTATTTTTGGAACCAAATTGCGAAAACTTTGTTGAGCGCTGTGAAGACAAATTTGCTCTCACCTTTTTAGTTTTTTAGACAAATCACCGTTTAGTTTTTGATTTACATTTTTACTATAAAATGGTCAAATTTCGTGAACACCAATTTCGACCGCTTTTTGAATTGCAAATTCAAACGATTTAGTTTTTAGAACTGCAAGAGCAAGAACAACTTCATTTTTTGGCTCATTATTGATATTTATTTTAGTAATAATTTCAGCTTTATTTGAATTTTTAACTAATTTCGTAAGGTAAAAATGGCCGTTATAAACACAAATGAAATTTTCGTGTTTGATTCTTACTGTTTTAATATGTTTTAAAATAAAATCATTAAGTATAAAAAAATTTTCGTATTTTTCATTAACAAAAAAGCGAAACATAAACAAAATTTTAATATAAAATTCGATAACTTATTCAAAAATTAATTTAAAATTATTAAAAATAGGAAAAATTATATTATGAAGAAATTATCAGCAAATAAAATTAGACAGCTTTGAATTGATTTTTTCCGCGGAAAAAATCACCTTTTCATTGACTCTAAACCACTTGTTCCGCAAAATGATAATTCTTTGCTCTGAATTAATTCAGGAGTGGCAACCTTAAAAGATTATTTTACCAACAAAAAAATCCCACCATCAAATCGACTTGTTAGTACACAAAGGGCGCTAAGAACTAATGATATTGAAAATGTAGGTTCAACATCCCGCCACCATACTTTATTTGAAATGCTTGGGAATTTTTCAATTGGCGATTATTTTAAAACCGAAGCAATCGATTTTGCCTATGAATTTCTAATAAAATGACTTGAATTGGACCCTAAAAAACTTCTTATTACTTATTATGATGGTGATAATCTAACCTTTGAAAAATGAAAAAGCTTGGGAATTCCTGAAGAAAAATTAATTAAAGGAAATAAAAAAACTAATTTCTGAGATTTAGGTCAAGGACCTTGCGGCCCATGTACTGAAATTTATTTTGACCGCGGGGAAAAATTTGACACTCGGGGAAGTGAATTGATAAAAAACGAAATTGAGAATGATCGTTTTATTGAGATTTGAAACATCGTTTTTTCAGAATTTAACAACGACGGAATGCAAAATTATACACCTTTAAAATCAAAAAATATCGATACTGGCGCTGGTTTTGAACGCATTGTATCAATTTTGCAAGATGGACCAACTAATTATGATACCGACCTTTTTCTGCCAATTATTGCAGAAATTGAAAAAAATACTGATTTTCATTACGATATTAATAATTACTTTTTAAAAAAGCCCTCACAAACTAAAATTAATACTAGTTTTCGAATTATTTCTGATCACATACGTGCAATTACTTTTGCAATAAATGACGGAGTTCTACCCTCTAATTTACACCGCGGATATATAATTCGTCGCTTAATTAGAAGAGCCTACTGAAATGGGAAAAAATTAGGAATTAACCAACCTTTTTTATACAAATTAGTGAAAATTGTTGGAAAAACCTTAGAATATAATTTTGATATCCAAAAAATTAGCAATATTATCCTCCAAGAAGAAGAAAATTTTGCAAAAACACTTGAAATAGGGTATAATTTACTTAATGCCGAGTTAAAAATCGCAAAAAACTCAATAAAATCAGAAATTGTTTTTAAACTTTTTGAAACTTATGGTTTCCCTGTTGAACTAACCCAAGAAATTTTATTAGAAAATAACATTGAATTTAATCTGAACACTTTAAAAGAACTGCAAGAAAAACACTCGGAAATTTCACGAGTTAAAATAACTAAAGGCATGGGCAAAGTAGTTAATTCACTTGCGCGGGTTAAAAATAAAATATCCGAATTTGTTGGTTATGAATCACAAAAAGTAGATACTATTATCAATTTTTTGGCAAACGAAAATGAAGAAATAACTGAATCAAGTAGCGAAAATTTATCTTATGCAATTTTTAAAAAAACACCTTTTTATGCAACAGCAGGAGGGCAAAAGCATGATCAAGGCTGAATTATTCAAGACAATGAAAAAATTGAAATTCTTAAAGTTTTTAAAGACAAATTTTTAAACAATATTCACGTTTTTCGCGGGAAAGTCTATAAAAACCGGCCGGTTTTTTTAAAACTAAATTCTGAAAATCGCAGAAAATTAGAGCGAAATCACTCAGCAACTCACCTTTTATTTGCGGCATTAAGAGCTGAATTTGGTTCTGAAATTAAGCAGTTAGGATCCGATAATAATGAAAACCGGCTAACTTTCGACTTTCCATTTAGTCACAAACCTAGTCAAGAAAAAATCAAGGCTGTTGAAAACCGTGTAAATTCATATATAAATCAAGAAATTAATCGTCAATATTTAATTACTGATCTTAAAAATGCGCAAAAACTTAATGCAATTATGACGCTTGAAGAATCAGAATATATGGATCCAATTTTGTTAAGACTTGTAATTTTTCCAGAAATTACAACTGATTTATGCGGTGGAACTCATATTAAAAATACAAAATTAATTGAAAAATTTACAATTATAAACTGCCAAAGTAAAGGTGCGGGAATTTATCGAATTCGCGCAGTTACTTCCTGAGAAAAATATACTAAATTTTTAGAAAATAATATTGAAGCAGTTAAGAAAAAAATTTTAAATTTAGAAAACAAAATTAGGAAAATAGACACTACTTTTGCTGCAAATTTACCAAATTTGCCTAATTTAGAAGAACAATTTTCCCAAATAAAAAAAATTGAGGAAAAACTTAAAAATTATTACAAACAAGCGTTAAAATCTAATGCAACACTAGTAAAATCGGAGCTTGATTTAAACAAGATAATCCAAATTAACAAAGTTAGTTTCTATCTTGATCTTAATTTTCCTATACAAAACTTAAAGCGAACAGCCGCTACTTTAAGAGAAAAAAATCCAAAAATATGCTTTATTTTAGCTGCTAATTTAAATAATAATCAATATTTAGTTGTAGTTTCTTCTGCGGTTGTAAAATCTGATCTGATACTTTATAAAATTTTAAAAACTCATGATGGATTAGGCGGTGGAAACGCTAAAATAGCTCAGGGCAAAATTCAAAAAGAACTAAAAAAAGAAAACTTAATTGAACTTTTATGGGAAAACATCCAAGAATTTTAGCGCTGGACCTCGGAGTAAAAACTTGTGGTTTGGCAATTTCTGATCCTGATTGGAAAATCTCTTACCCCCTTGAGCAATTTAATTTCAAACGTTATGATTTTGCAAGTTTAATTTCACGAATTGCTTTTTGATTAGAACAATACAAAATTTCCACCATAGTTCTAGGTTATCCGCTAACTTTAAATGGCAAAATTTCACCGCGAACAAAAATGGTTGAAAATTTTGCCTATTTAATAAAAAAAAATCTCAAAATCAACGTTATTTTTCAAGACGAGAGATTTTCAACAAAACAGGCTCAAAATTTTTTATTAGATTTAGGCATCTCTTTTAAAAAACGCCAAAAAATTATAGATAAATTAGCGGCACAAATAATTTTGGAAAGATTTTTAGAAACTGTAAACAAAAAACAGTAAAAAACAAAAATAAAATAACCAAACTTTCTAAAAAAATAAAAAAACACTTAATAACTTTATCAAAAATCTGACTCTTTAATGATATAATTAAAGAATTATAATAGCCGCCAAAAATTAATCTCCCAAGTCAAAAAAAATGCAACAAACACAAAAAACACTATAAAAACAAAGGTAAATTTAACAATGAAACTAATTGTTGGACTTGGAAATCCAGGTAAGAAATATGCTCAAACAAAACACAATGTTGGTTATTGAGTTCTTGACTTATTAGCAGAAAAATTAGCTATCAGTTTTGATCAGAAAACTGAAAATGGTAATTATGCGAAGCAAGCCGATTTTATTCTCGCAAAACCAAACACTTTTATGAATAAATCTGGTGATTTTGTTCAAGAATTAGTTAATTTTTATAAAATTAACATTCAAGATTTACTAATTGTCTATGATGATATGAATCTTGAAATTGGCCAAGCAGCAATAAAAGCATCAGGAAGCGCTGGCGGACAACGCGGAATGGCACATATTATTGAAAAATGTGGCACAAAAGAAATAAAAAGACTAAAAATTGGCATTTCGCGTGGCGAAAATGCAAAAGATTATGTTCTATCCCCTTTTGAACCTAAGGCGAAAGCTAAAATAAAACTCGTTATCGATCAGGCAGCGGATATTTTAATTTTTTATTTATCTAATAGTTTTATGACTACAGTTGAAAAATTCAATGCAAACAAAAACAAAGCTTAAAGAAAAATATTTAATCGGAGTTTCAGGCGGCTCTGATTCAATGTTTTTGCTAGATAAATATAAAAAAAAAGATGTTATAGTTGCACATGTAAATTATAATTTACGTAAGGAAGCAATTTTTGAGACGCTTTTAGTAGCAAAATTTTGTCAAAAATATAATTTAAAACTGAAAATTTTATCTTTTAATAGTTTTAGGGTTAAAAAAAATCTGCAAAACGAACTAAGGGAGATTCGTTATAAATTTTTTGAAAAAATTTATAAGCAATTTAACTGTTCAAAATTATTAATCGCCCATCACCGCAACGATTTTTTAGAAACAATTTTTTTACAAAAAAACAAGGGAAAAATTGTCTCTTTTTGGGGAATTCGCAAAAAAAACTTCTTTTTTAACATGCAAATTTTAAGACCGATTTTGTATTCTAAAACAAAAAAACAAATTATTAGAAACTGCCAAAAAAAAAGAATTCCTTATCTTAATGATATTTCAAATTTTTCAAGCAAATATAAACGCAATCAGATTAGATTTTTCCTGGAACAAAAGAATGATTTTTCCTGTTTTTTTCTTTTTTTATATTATTATTTTATAAATTTATTAAAATTGGTAATATTAAAATATCAGAAAAAAATCTTACGAAAATGGCAAAAAACCGGTTATAATGTTTTTTTCTTTAGAAAAATTAAAATCAAGTCTAAAATTATCTACTTATTCGTGAACCAAAATTTTGAAAACATTAAATTGACCAAAGGAAAAATTAATGAAATTATTAACTTTACTTGCGCAAAATCTGCTTCTGGCAGATTTTTACTAAAAAAAAACAATTATATTGTTAAAAAAAAATGAAAATTATACCCAAAATCTAGTAAAATTTAGTAAATATTTGTTTTTGTTCACAATTCACAAAATGGAAGGAAAATTATGCAAGGTAAGACAAAGAAGAAACCTTCTGTTGGCTTTATAATTTTTTTAGTAATTACTTTAGCGATAGTTGGTTATGCAATTTACCAATTTTTACAACCTCAACTTAAGATTTTAAATCTTTCTTATTTTGAAAACCGACTAATTGAAAACGCCAAAACTCCAATAGATAATAACTTTTTTTATAAAGTTGTTTTTGATATTAATGATTACCGGATTCGCGTTGTTGAATCAGTAGATGGCGAAATAGATGCCTATGCAATTGTTGCCAATCCCCACGTAATCGCAAAATTTCAAACCGGTTCTGCTTTGCTTAGCCCTGCAATTAAAAATCAACTTGAAAATCCAAACATTACAACATATTCTGAATTAGTATCGCTTGCAATTAAAACTTCTCCTTCTAGTTATCTCGGTCTCTCGCTTGAAAAAATAAGTTTACTTAACCGTTATTTGTCACTAGCCGGAGCTGAACGTTTTAGCAAGAGTTTTCTTCCATCAATTTCGTCAGCAGACCGTCCTTCGCCTACATTTTTCCAATATTTTCTTTCTTATTTGCCCACTATTGTCACCTTGCTTGTATTTATTTGATTTATCTATCGGATAAATCGCGGGTCACAAGGCGGAGCTGGATTTTTTAATCCTGGAAAAAACCAAGCAATTCGTATTAAATCAGATAAAAAATATTCCGATGTTGCTGGAAATGTCGAAGCAAAAGAAG
The sequence above is a segment of the Mesomycoplasma flocculare ATCC 27399 genome. Coding sequences within it:
- the rplB gene encoding 50S ribosomal protein L2; this encodes MALKYYKPVTNGRRHMSSLDFGANLSTNKPEKSLLVILKKHSGRNSQGKITVRHQGGRHKRKYRLIDFKRNKDNIPGIVKTIEYDPNRSANIALISYIDGEKRYILAPKNLKVGQKISSGPNSDILVGNSLPLLNIPEGTFVHNIELHPGHGGQLIRSAGTWAQIQGRDEGGKYVVIKLKSGEYRRILATCRATIGVVGNEESSLVNIGKAGRNRHKGIRPTVRGSVMNPNDHPHGGGEGKQPIGRKSPLTPWGKKALGIKTRNPKKASTKLIIRSRKETKK
- the rplV gene encoding 50S ribosomal protein L22, with protein sequence MNLTNHNFAIASLKTQRISASKARLVAVLLKGKKVSDALAILAHTRKKAAPIFAKLINSAVANAINNHGLEHSNLSIKAAIVNEGPTLKRFRPRAKGSASQILKRTSHFKVVLVSENEKNNEKTRLYENKNIIKVQESEKKQDHMTNKKTDLTDLITENDATKTSFEPEKGGK
- the rplD gene encoding 50S ribosomal protein L4; its protein translation is MNKNSEIIIQTKKYENLVKFNANEDLPESLFEKKDLYFQAIFDSILSERSTKRFANHKVKNRAEVSGTGKKPWKQKSTGKARAGSRRSPIFVGGGRAFGPTIQRNYNLKVNKKVKKIAFASALSQLAQNKQILVSDFSQDKISTKLLVQHLKTFNIVHLRHILIASSDSNLFLSARNLPNVELVKPNSITIESLIKTDLLVISKNEIANLEKRI
- a CDS encoding 16S rRNA (uracil(1498)-N(3))-methyltransferase gives rise to the protein MFRFFVNEKYENFFILNDFILKHIKTVRIKHENFICVYNGHFYLTKLVKNSNKAEIITKININNEPKNEVVLALAVLKTKSFEFAIQKAVEIGVHEIWPFYSKNVNQKLNGDLSKKLKRWEQICLHSAQQSFRNLVPKINLPMNYNEILKKSEHFWVKLIAFEKEKSNVNFPEANKKTILMIGPEGGFSDEEVILAKKFGFQSISLGKRILRSETAAIFLLAKCIKD
- the rpsJ gene encoding 30S ribosomal protein S10, encoding MSKTSIKIKLKAFDHRQIDAAAKKIVLLARELNVETRGPVPLPTSRSIYTILRSVHINKKSREQFESRTHKRLVILKLSPANQKAVTEKISRSQLPAGVWLEIEVS
- the pth gene encoding aminoacyl-tRNA hydrolase — translated: MKLIVGLGNPGKKYAQTKHNVGYWVLDLLAEKLAISFDQKTENGNYAKQADFILAKPNTFMNKSGDFVQELVNFYKINIQDLLIVYDDMNLEIGQAAIKASGSAGGQRGMAHIIEKCGTKEIKRLKIGISRGENAKDYVLSPFEPKAKAKIKLVIDQAADILIFYLSNSFMTTVEKFNANKNKA
- the rplW gene encoding 50S ribosomal protein L23, with product MNNVNEIIKGPILTEKSYQLMSASVYSFKVSPKTNRSETKKAVEYIFNVKVDKVNIFTVPKKEKKLGKSKGFTTKYKKALVKLKPGYTINLFDEESPQVDNFNQNSENNNETMAKIEQKKAELDVKNQEIAQKLAKKHEKASENLTTEKIEKTAENQDKGDAN
- the rpsS gene encoding 30S ribosomal protein S19 — encoded protein: MARSLKKGPFADDYLLKKVDEAIAKNSRKPIKTWSRRSTIFPQFVGLTFLVHNGKIFNEVYITDDMVGHKLGEFSPTRTYYGHGKDKAKK
- the rplC gene encoding 50S ribosomal protein L3, with product MKGILGKKIGMSQLFTTDGVAIPASIIEVPENIVTKIITKEKNNYNAVQLSAFDKKESRFLKPEIGHFAKANTKPKKFIREFRNLQGFKLGQVVDVSIFSAGEFVDVIGTSKGKGFAGTIKRHNQAIGPRSHGGGGGSKPIRQTGSLGDISGNKVVKGMTMPGHLGCSRVTKQSLEIIKVDKENNLLILKGSVPGPKKSFLIIKTATKKPKAKTPVSLFEISFNSNNQELNNE
- the tilS gene encoding tRNA lysidine(34) synthetase TilS, with product MQTKTKLKEKYLIGVSGGSDSMFLLDKYKKKDVIVAHVNYNLRKEAIFETLLVAKFCQKYNLKLKILSFNSFRVKKNLQNELREIRYKFFEKIYKQFNCSKLLIAHHRNDFLETIFLQKNKGKIVSFWGIRKKNFFFNMQILRPILYSKTKKQIIRNCQKKRIPYLNDISNFSSKYKRNQIRFFLEQKNDFSCFFLFLYYYFINLLKLVILKYQKKILRKWQKTGYNVFFFRKIKIKSKIIYLFVNQNFENIKLTKGKINEIINFTCAKSASGRFLLKKNNYIVKKKWKLYPKSSKI
- the ruvX gene encoding Holliday junction resolvase RuvX → MGKHPRILALDLGVKTCGLAISDPDWKISYPLEQFNFKRYDFASLISRIAFWLEQYKISTIVLGYPLTLNGKISPRTKMVENFAYLIKKNLKINVIFQDERFSTKQAQNFLLDLGISFKKRQKIIDKLAAQIILERFLETVNKKQ
- the alaS gene encoding alanine--tRNA ligase; its protein translation is MKKLSANKIRQLWIDFFRGKNHLFIDSKPLVPQNDNSLLWINSGVATLKDYFTNKKIPPSNRLVSTQRALRTNDIENVGSTSRHHTLFEMLGNFSIGDYFKTEAIDFAYEFLIKWLELDPKKLLITYYDGDNLTFEKWKSLGIPEEKLIKGNKKTNFWDLGQGPCGPCTEIYFDRGEKFDTRGSELIKNEIENDRFIEIWNIVFSEFNNDGMQNYTPLKSKNIDTGAGFERIVSILQDGPTNYDTDLFLPIIAEIEKNTDFHYDINNYFLKKPSQTKINTSFRIISDHIRAITFAINDGVLPSNLHRGYIIRRLIRRAYWNGKKLGINQPFLYKLVKIVGKTLEYNFDIQKISNIILQEEENFAKTLEIGYNLLNAELKIAKNSIKSEIVFKLFETYGFPVELTQEILLENNIEFNLNTLKELQEKHSEISRVKITKGMGKVVNSLARVKNKISEFVGYESQKVDTIINFLANENEEITESSSENLSYAIFKKTPFYATAGGQKHDQGWIIQDNEKIEILKVFKDKFLNNIHVFRGKVYKNRPVFLKLNSENRRKLERNHSATHLLFAALRAEFGSEIKQLGSDNNENRLTFDFPFSHKPSQEKIKAVENRVNSYINQEINRQYLITDLKNAQKLNAIMTLEESEYMDPILLRLVIFPEITTDLCGGTHIKNTKLIEKFTIINCQSKGAGIYRIRAVTSWEKYTKFLENNIEAVKKKILNLENKIRKIDTTFAANLPNLPNLEEQFSQIKKIEEKLKNYYKQALKSNATLVKSELDLNKIIQINKVSFYLDLNFPIQNLKRTAATLREKNPKICFILAANLNNNQYLVVVSSAVVKSDLILYKILKTHDGLGGGNAKIAQGKIQKELKKENLIELLWENIQEF